A window of the Armatimonadota bacterium genome harbors these coding sequences:
- a CDS encoding carboxypeptidase M32 yields the protein MADGTTPEPIQQLRAHLATIADLRAAAAVLRWDQETYMPPAGAAGRAEQLGTLMRLAHELLVSPRTRELLAAAEAVLDRLDPDSDDARIVVMTRRDYDRASRLPPEFVAARARHASASVQIWREARRRNDFPAFRPALAQMVELVRREADYLGYAEHPYDALLDHYEPGMTSRQVEALFARLREATVPLVRAIARRGAPDDSFLYGEFDIQQQRAFGLEVAQAFGYDLRRGRLDESTHPFATAFHPDDVRITTRYSRYLPSALFAIFHEAGHALYEQGIPPQLARTCLGRGASLGFHESQSRLWENLVGRSRPFWAHYYPRLLELFPSLRGVDLDRFYRAVNRVQPSLIRVEADEVTYNLHIMLRFDLERHLVEGTLAADELPDAWREKMQAYLGITPPSDAEGVLQDIHWASGSVGYFPTYTLGNVISVQLYEAARRDHPGLPEDIGRGQFGTLLGWLRDRVHRHGRKYLPADLLRRATGSDLTPDPYLRYLDSKFGEIYGLGIGQTARRP from the coding sequence ATGGCCGACGGCACCACCCCCGAACCCATTCAGCAGCTGCGAGCGCACCTGGCCACCATCGCCGACCTGCGGGCGGCGGCGGCGGTCCTGCGCTGGGACCAGGAGACCTACATGCCGCCGGCGGGAGCGGCCGGCCGGGCCGAGCAGCTGGGCACCCTGATGCGCCTGGCCCACGAACTGCTGGTGTCCCCCCGGACGCGGGAGCTGCTGGCCGCCGCGGAAGCGGTCCTGGACCGCCTGGACCCCGACTCGGACGACGCCCGGATCGTGGTGATGACCCGCCGGGACTATGACCGGGCCAGCCGCCTGCCGCCGGAGTTCGTCGCCGCGCGGGCCCGGCACGCGTCGGCCAGCGTCCAGATCTGGCGCGAGGCCCGGCGCCGCAACGACTTCCCCGCGTTCCGGCCGGCGCTGGCGCAGATGGTCGAGCTGGTCCGGCGGGAGGCCGACTACCTGGGCTATGCCGAGCACCCCTACGACGCCCTGCTGGACCACTACGAGCCCGGCATGACCTCGCGCCAGGTGGAGGCGCTGTTCGCGCGGCTGCGGGAGGCGACGGTTCCCCTGGTCCGGGCCATCGCCCGACGGGGCGCTCCCGACGACAGCTTCCTGTACGGGGAGTTCGACATCCAGCAGCAGCGGGCGTTCGGCCTGGAGGTGGCCCAGGCCTTCGGCTACGACCTGCGGCGAGGGCGCCTGGACGAGTCCACCCACCCCTTTGCCACCGCGTTCCACCCCGACGACGTCCGCATCACCACCCGGTACAGCCGCTATCTGCCCTCGGCCCTCTTCGCCATCTTCCACGAGGCCGGACACGCCCTGTACGAGCAGGGCATCCCGCCCCAGCTGGCCCGCACCTGCCTGGGCCGGGGGGCCAGCCTGGGATTCCACGAGTCCCAGTCCCGGCTGTGGGAGAACCTGGTGGGACGCAGCCGCCCCTTCTGGGCGCACTACTATCCGCGGCTACTGGAACTCTTCCCGTCCCTGCGCGGCGTGGACCTGGACCGGTTCTACCGGGCCGTCAACCGGGTCCAGCCGTCTCTGATCCGGGTCGAGGCCGACGAAGTCACCTACAACCTGCACATCATGCTGCGCTTTGACCTCGAGCGTCATCTGGTGGAGGGGACGCTGGCGGCGGACGAGCTGCCCGACGCCTGGCGGGAGAAGATGCAGGCCTACCTGGGCATCACCCCCCCGAGCGATGCCGAGGGCGTCCTGCAGGACATCCACTGGGCGTCGGGGTCGGTGGGGTACTTCCCCACCTACACCCTGGGCAACGTGATCTCCGTCCAGCTGTACGAGGCGGCGCGCCGGGACCACCCCGGCCTGCCGGAGGACATCGGCCGGGGGCAGTTCGGGACCCTCCTGGGCTGGTTGCGGGACCGCGTGCACCGGCACGGGCGCAAGTACCTGCCTGCCGATCTGCTGCGCCGGGCGACCGGATCCGACCTGACCCCCGACCCCTACCTGCGCTACCTGGACAGCAAGTTCGGGGAGATCTACGGCCTGGGGATCGGGCAGACCGCCCGGCGCCCATGA
- a CDS encoding prepilin-type N-terminal cleavage/methylation domain-containing protein, protein MQRRARSRSRADTGGSGQSGFTLIELLVVVAIIGILAAVLIPNFLRARAQSQVVASKGNLRNLATALETYYLDHGRYPARLDELASGQVYLRAVPADPCTGRPYTYTPVGDPPADYRLSAAWPAGTPCGRIQPGISYTPSGGLQDSP, encoded by the coding sequence ATGCAAAGGCGCGCCCGCAGCCGGTCCCGCGCAGACACTGGCGGGAGCGGCCAGTCGGGTTTCACCCTGATCGAGCTGCTGGTCGTGGTGGCCATCATCGGCATCCTGGCCGCCGTGCTGATCCCCAACTTCCTGCGGGCGCGCGCTCAGTCCCAGGTGGTGGCCAGCAAGGGGAACCTCCGCAACCTGGCCACGGCCCTGGAGACCTACTACCTGGACCACGGCCGCTACCCGGCACGCCTGGACGAGCTGGCCAGCGGCCAGGTGTACCTGCGCGCGGTGCCCGCCGACCCGTGCACGGGCCGCCCGTACACCTACACGCCGGTGGGCGACCCCCCGGCCGACTACCGGCTGTCGGCCGCCTGGCCCGCCGGAACACCCTGCGGACGAATCCAGCCGGGCATCAGCTACACGCCCTCGGGCGGACTGCAGGACAGCCCCTGA
- a CDS encoding adenine deaminase C-terminal domain-containing protein produces the protein MAAAVRGAALRGGREAAILNGVTPSLDLGLTGGTVADVRAGQVHRRAVGIRAGRIAAVGADEEIAARSRRVLDLAGAVVVPGYIEPHGHLLVASPTEFAAVLLRHGTTTAAVDALPLMMLARPDRLEGVLEHLAALPMKFRWLIRLHPQSFTDGDGRFAPGRLRALWRRPWAAGVGEVTRWFDVVLGDPQLRALIRAAREDGRPVEGHAPGASRDRLAALAAAGITSCHEAVTASEVRDRLEVGLAAMLRHSSIRPDLPVLLEAVTPRDIASGRVMLTADGPTPAFIARAGYLDHLARIAMDRGVSPLDALRMITYNPARYYGWDDLGEVAVGARADLNVLADLREPTPLVVISAGEVAVRDGRVLVPLPPPDWTGVFETPPIPHLAPQALACPPGRVGLRLSNDVITDLLPPDAVPPGALHLALVDRRGRWITRARLAGCADRLGGLATTLTSGFEPVAVLGSDPEDMARALRRLADLGGGVVVVEGGAEVFALRVDVGPYSSLTWEEVVEANRRFNALMRSRGYPFSDPLFTLLFLTFDALPWARVTSRGVWDVRRRQVVQPPDPL, from the coding sequence GTGGCCGCCGCAGTCCGGGGGGCCGCGTTGCGGGGCGGCCGGGAGGCGGCTATCCTGAACGGCGTGACCCCCTCCCTGGACCTGGGCCTGACCGGCGGGACCGTGGCCGACGTGCGGGCCGGCCAGGTCCACCGCCGGGCGGTGGGCATCCGGGCGGGGCGCATCGCGGCCGTGGGTGCGGACGAGGAGATCGCCGCCCGAAGCCGCCGGGTGCTGGACCTGGCCGGGGCGGTGGTGGTCCCGGGATACATCGAGCCCCACGGCCACCTGCTGGTCGCCAGCCCGACCGAGTTCGCCGCCGTGCTGCTGCGGCACGGCACCACCACCGCCGCAGTCGACGCCCTCCCCCTGATGATGCTGGCACGGCCGGACAGGCTGGAGGGCGTGCTGGAGCACCTGGCGGCCCTGCCCATGAAGTTCCGCTGGCTGATCCGCCTGCACCCCCAGTCCTTCACCGACGGCGACGGGCGGTTTGCGCCCGGGCGGCTGCGCGCCCTGTGGCGGCGGCCCTGGGCGGCGGGGGTGGGCGAGGTGACCCGCTGGTTCGACGTGGTGCTGGGCGACCCGCAGCTGCGGGCGCTGATCCGCGCGGCGCGCGAGGACGGACGGCCCGTGGAAGGCCACGCCCCCGGCGCCTCGCGGGACCGCCTGGCGGCGCTGGCGGCGGCGGGGATCACCTCCTGCCACGAAGCCGTCACGGCCTCGGAGGTCCGGGACCGGCTGGAGGTGGGGCTGGCGGCCATGCTGCGGCACAGCAGCATCCGTCCCGACCTGCCGGTCCTGCTGGAGGCCGTCACGCCCCGGGACATCGCCTCCGGGCGGGTGATGCTCACCGCCGACGGCCCCACGCCGGCGTTCATCGCCCGGGCGGGCTACCTGGACCACCTGGCCCGGATCGCGATGGACCGCGGGGTGAGCCCCCTGGACGCGCTGCGCATGATCACCTACAACCCCGCCCGCTACTACGGGTGGGACGACCTGGGCGAGGTGGCCGTGGGGGCGCGGGCCGACCTCAACGTCCTGGCCGACCTGCGCGAGCCTACTCCGCTCGTGGTGATCTCCGCCGGCGAGGTCGCCGTCCGGGACGGGCGGGTGCTGGTCCCCCTGCCGCCGCCGGACTGGACCGGCGTGTTCGAGACACCCCCGATCCCGCACCTGGCGCCCCAGGCGCTGGCCTGTCCCCCGGGCCGGGTGGGCCTGCGCCTGAGCAACGACGTCATCACCGACCTCCTGCCGCCGGACGCGGTCCCTCCGGGGGCCCTGCATCTGGCGCTGGTGGACCGCCGGGGTCGGTGGATCACCCGCGCCCGCCTGGCCGGATGCGCCGACCGCCTGGGCGGGCTGGCCACCACCCTGACCAGCGGCTTCGAACCGGTGGCCGTCCTGGGCAGCGATCCGGAGGACATGGCCCGCGCCTTGCGCCGGCTGGCGGACCTGGGCGGAGGCGTGGTGGTAGTCGAGGGCGGCGCGGAGGTCTTCGCGCTGCGGGTGGACGTGGGGCCGTACTCTTCCCTGACGTGGGAAGAGGTGGTGGAGGCCAACCGCCGCTTCAACGCCCTGATGCGGTCCCGGGGATATCCGTTCTCCGACCCGCTGTTCACGCTGCTGTTCCTGACGTTTGACGCGCTGCCGTGGGCGCGGGTGACCTCCCGCGGCGTGTGGGACGTCCGCCGCCGCCAGGTGGTGCAGCCCCCCGACCCCCTGTGA
- a CDS encoding DUF3054 family protein: MAIPHGGRAGPAPAGRIRRLLVAADALGLLVFVAAGVRVHGGLLTARAVARDAVPLLAAWWALAPLTGVYRNPGWVSLLRHWAVAVPAGLLVRQVLLGRPLGRGTLVFLAAAWVFTAVCVGAARLAARIAAGWP; encoded by the coding sequence ATGGCGATACCTCACGGTGGACGGGCCGGCCCGGCGCCCGCGGGCCGCATCCGCCGGCTCCTGGTGGCGGCCGACGCCCTGGGCCTGCTGGTGTTTGTCGCGGCCGGCGTACGCGTGCACGGTGGCCTCCTGACCGCCCGGGCCGTGGCCCGGGATGCGGTGCCGCTGCTGGCGGCCTGGTGGGCGCTGGCCCCGCTGACCGGGGTGTACCGCAATCCCGGCTGGGTGAGCCTGCTCCGGCACTGGGCGGTGGCCGTCCCCGCCGGCCTGCTGGTACGCCAGGTTCTCCTGGGACGCCCCCTGGGGCGCGGCACGCTGGTCTTCCTGGCCGCCGCGTGGGTCTTCACGGCGGTGTGCGTCGGCGCCGCGCGCCTGGCGGCGCGGATCGCGGCCGGATGGCCGTGA
- a CDS encoding NUDIX hydrolase: protein MTPRLCTHCGAPLQWRRLADERHPQPVCPRCGLVHWQNPKPTVSALITRQGPGGRREVLLVRRAVPPRQGMWDCPGGFIDPGESPAEALARELREELGVEVALGPVVGIFPDRYGDGEDAEATLNIYYQAAVTRGEPAPASDVCEARWWPLDDLPPLAFDNNRAALAALRQALAAPRGSA, encoded by the coding sequence ATGACGCCGCGCCTGTGCACGCACTGCGGCGCGCCCCTGCAGTGGCGCCGTCTGGCCGACGAACGCCACCCGCAGCCGGTCTGTCCCCGCTGCGGCCTGGTGCACTGGCAGAACCCCAAGCCCACCGTCTCGGCGTTGATCACCCGCCAGGGCCCGGGGGGACGGAGGGAGGTCCTGCTGGTGCGGCGGGCTGTTCCGCCCCGCCAGGGGATGTGGGACTGCCCGGGCGGGTTCATCGACCCCGGGGAGTCTCCCGCCGAGGCGCTGGCCCGCGAACTGCGTGAGGAGCTGGGCGTCGAGGTGGCCCTCGGCCCGGTGGTGGGCATCTTCCCCGACCGCTATGGGGACGGCGAGGACGCCGAGGCGACCCTGAACATCTACTATCAGGCCGCCGTCACCCGGGGCGAGCCGGCTCCGGCCAGCGACGTCTGTGAGGCCCGGTGGTGGCCGCTGGACGACCTGCCGCCCCTGGCCTTCGACAACAACCGGGCGGCGCTGGCGGCCCTCCGGCAGGCACTGGCCGCGCCCCGCGGCTCGGCGTAA
- a CDS encoding GYD domain-containing protein: MPTYAMLFTWTEQGARTARETTARAEKFTAQAQAFGVRVRETLWTMGPYDALALLDAPDDAAASRVAIWMAGQGNVRTLTMRCYTAAEMARILQGLG; the protein is encoded by the coding sequence ATGCCCACGTACGCGATGCTGTTCACGTGGACCGAGCAGGGCGCCCGGACGGCCCGGGAAACCACCGCCCGGGCGGAGAAGTTTACCGCGCAGGCGCAGGCGTTCGGCGTGCGGGTGCGGGAGACCCTGTGGACCATGGGACCGTACGACGCCCTGGCGCTTCTGGACGCGCCCGACGACGCCGCCGCCAGCCGCGTGGCCATCTGGATGGCGGGCCAGGGCAACGTCCGCACCCTGACCATGCGGTGTTACACGGCCGCGGAGATGGCGCGGATCCTGCAGGGGCTGGGCTGA
- a CDS encoding periplasmic heavy metal sensor — MAVSKLAWTACGLAAVLVLGAASGVLARPWGPPPADRLALTAPRLQQALGLTEDQARRLETALRRYRDRTARLRLDLARARLDLREVMLAERPDTARADEIARRIGALTAELIRARVALQAELREILTPDQRARLGALLRQRARRGR, encoded by the coding sequence GTGGCTGTGAGCAAGCTGGCCTGGACTGCGTGCGGCCTCGCCGCCGTCCTGGTCCTGGGGGCGGCCTCCGGGGTCCTGGCGCGGCCCTGGGGACCGCCGCCTGCCGACCGGCTCGCGCTGACCGCGCCCCGCCTGCAGCAGGCTCTGGGCCTGACCGAGGATCAGGCGAGGCGGCTGGAGACGGCCCTCCGGAGATACCGCGACCGGACCGCCCGCCTGCGGCTGGATCTGGCCCGGGCCCGGCTGGATCTGCGGGAGGTGATGCTGGCCGAGCGCCCCGACACGGCGCGGGCGGACGAGATCGCCCGCCGCATCGGCGCGCTGACCGCCGAGCTGATCCGCGCCCGGGTGGCCCTGCAGGCCGAGCTGCGGGAGATCCTGACTCCCGACCAGCGCGCGCGCCTGGGCGCCCTCCTGCGCCAGAGAGCCCGCCGCGGGCGGTAA
- a CDS encoding NAD(P)-dependent oxidoreductase: MDGQVAVLGLGLMGRPVARRLQEAGWQVRGWNRSPLPPDLSAGISLVPSLADAARAPVCLLLLADSAAVDEVLAALRPHLRPGHLVVDMGTSDPARSRDHALRLAAVGVGWVDAPVSGGPEGAARGSLAIMAGGTDADVARARPILEALGRVVHVGPAGAGHTCKLVNQVIVGLTIGAVAEALTLAERSGVDPRVVQKALAGGFADSRILQVHGSRMVARAYIPGGRARTQLKDLLLAQALAREHGVRLPHLDSAVELYRRVVERGWGDLDHSVVHRLLWEQAE; encoded by the coding sequence GTGGATGGCCAGGTTGCCGTGCTGGGACTGGGGCTGATGGGCCGGCCGGTGGCGCGCCGGCTCCAGGAGGCCGGATGGCAGGTGCGGGGATGGAACCGGTCGCCCCTGCCCCCGGACCTGAGCGCGGGCATCTCCCTCGTCCCCAGCCTGGCCGACGCGGCGCGGGCGCCCGTGTGCCTGCTGCTGCTGGCCGACTCGGCCGCCGTGGACGAGGTGCTCGCCGCCCTGCGGCCTCACCTGCGGCCGGGCCACCTGGTGGTGGACATGGGCACCTCCGACCCGGCGCGCTCGCGGGATCACGCCCTCCGGCTCGCCGCTGTGGGCGTGGGGTGGGTGGACGCCCCCGTCTCGGGCGGTCCCGAAGGCGCCGCCCGCGGCAGCCTGGCCATCATGGCGGGAGGGACGGACGCGGACGTGGCCCGGGCGCGGCCGATCCTGGAGGCGCTGGGGCGGGTGGTGCACGTGGGGCCGGCCGGAGCGGGCCACACCTGCAAGCTGGTCAACCAGGTGATCGTAGGACTGACCATCGGGGCCGTGGCCGAGGCCCTCACCCTCGCCGAGCGGTCGGGCGTGGACCCGCGGGTCGTCCAGAAGGCCCTGGCCGGCGGGTTTGCCGACTCCCGGATCCTGCAGGTGCACGGCAGCCGGATGGTCGCCCGGGCGTACATTCCCGGAGGCCGCGCCCGCACCCAGCTGAAGGACCTGCTGCTGGCCCAGGCCCTGGCCCGCGAGCACGGGGTGCGCCTGCCCCACCTGGACAGCGCGGTGGAGCTGTACCGCCGCGTGGTGGAGCGGGGCTGGGGTGACCTGGACCACTCGGTGGTGCACCGGCTGCTGTGGGAACAGGCGGAATAG
- a CDS encoding tetratricopeptide repeat protein: MSARPAGTVTFLFADIEGSTELLQQLGDAAYTRVLAGYRALMRRCSVRQRGYPVDSPGDTFFAVFAAPRDAVAAAVAMQAALARHRWPRRATVRARVGLHTGTAVPTRRGYAGVDVHRAARICAAGYGGADPAVRSHGRPGRRHVARTHLGVYRLRGLRRSDRLYQLRHPLVPAVLPPLRAEAAVLHNLPLALTSFVGREEALRQVAGLLADSRLVTLTGPGGVGKTRLALEVARTLLLRFAHGVWLVDLTPVTDPSQVPAAVAAVLRVREEPGRPMTATLVDALRGRTLLLVLDNCEHAVEATARLAHALLGASEGITILATSRERLGVPGEVSYPVLPLSLPDPHATHPAAVLGAEAVRLFVERARAALPGFAVDESALPHVVRIAHALDGIPLAVELAAAHAPALALPDLADRLVDRFRLRMAGGSHPSRHQTLQAALDWSHDLLTDGERRLLSRLSAFAGGFTLDAAESVCAWGGITRDEVVPLLTRLVNRSLVLVTGARYRLLDTVRQYAGERLEEAGEQDAAEEAHLRFYRDLAERAEAGLRGPQQHLWLRVLDADAANLATALATARRRPSAAPDALRLAASLWLYWYIRGYWKEGRALLAEVLKAADSSPTWWRGRALMALAHLSFVLGDDHGVAEKTRLSLQLCRESGDTFGEAYSLLVLGALARRSGRGEEAVALHEQSLTVFRQMGDLWGTAWALRLLAIVRWFRGERDRAVRLFEDSLDLSRSQGNTMNQAAALHGLGRIAAYSGDHARAEALLKEGLLLFRDLGDREGIASSILMLGYVAAARQQYRRAVSCWPPRTGRAAPSASPPPTTRHR; encoded by the coding sequence ATGTCTGCACGGCCGGCGGGAACGGTCACCTTCCTGTTCGCGGACATCGAGGGGTCGACCGAGCTGCTCCAGCAGCTGGGGGATGCGGCCTACACGCGCGTGCTGGCCGGGTACCGCGCGCTCATGCGCCGCTGCAGCGTCCGCCAGCGGGGCTACCCGGTCGATTCCCCCGGGGACACGTTCTTTGCGGTCTTCGCCGCTCCCCGGGATGCCGTGGCCGCCGCGGTGGCGATGCAGGCGGCCCTCGCCCGACACCGCTGGCCCCGGCGGGCGACGGTCCGCGCCCGCGTCGGGCTGCACACCGGCACCGCCGTTCCCACCCGCCGGGGCTACGCCGGCGTGGATGTCCATCGGGCCGCCCGCATCTGCGCCGCCGGCTACGGGGGGGCAGATCCTGCTGTCCGAAGCCACGGCCGTCCTGGTCGCCGGCACGTTGCCCGCACACACCTGGGTGTCTACCGCCTGCGCGGGCTGCGCCGGTCGGACCGGCTGTACCAGCTGCGGCACCCCCTCGTGCCCGCCGTTCTGCCTCCGCTGCGGGCCGAGGCAGCCGTGCTGCACAACCTGCCCCTGGCGCTGACCAGCTTCGTCGGGCGCGAGGAGGCGCTCAGGCAGGTCGCGGGGCTGCTGGCCGACTCCCGCCTGGTGACCCTCACCGGCCCCGGCGGCGTGGGCAAGACGCGGCTGGCCCTGGAGGTCGCCCGGACGCTGCTGCTTCGGTTCGCCCACGGCGTCTGGCTGGTGGACCTGACGCCCGTGACCGATCCCTCCCAGGTCCCCGCGGCCGTGGCTGCGGTGCTGCGGGTGCGGGAGGAACCCGGCCGACCCATGACTGCCACGCTGGTGGACGCCCTGCGCGGCCGCACCCTGCTGCTGGTCCTGGACAACTGCGAGCACGCGGTGGAGGCGACGGCGCGCCTCGCCCACGCGCTGCTGGGGGCAAGCGAGGGCATCACGATCCTGGCCACGAGCCGGGAGCGCCTGGGCGTGCCCGGGGAGGTGTCCTACCCGGTCCTCCCGCTGTCGCTGCCGGACCCTCACGCGACGCACCCGGCCGCCGTCCTGGGTGCTGAGGCGGTCCGCCTGTTCGTCGAGCGGGCGCGGGCCGCCCTGCCCGGGTTTGCGGTGGACGAATCCGCCCTCCCCCATGTGGTCCGCATCGCGCACGCCCTGGACGGCATCCCCCTGGCCGTCGAACTGGCCGCCGCCCACGCGCCCGCCCTGGCGCTGCCGGACCTGGCGGACCGGCTGGTGGACCGGTTCCGGCTGCGGATGGCCGGGGGGTCGCACCCCTCCCGCCACCAGACGCTGCAGGCGGCCCTGGACTGGAGCCACGACCTGCTGACCGACGGCGAGCGCCGTCTGCTGAGCCGCCTGTCGGCCTTCGCCGGCGGCTTCACCCTGGACGCCGCCGAAAGCGTCTGCGCGTGGGGCGGCATCACCCGGGACGAGGTGGTCCCGCTGCTGACGCGGCTGGTGAACCGGTCGCTGGTCCTGGTGACCGGAGCGCGCTACCGCCTTCTGGACACGGTCCGCCAGTACGCCGGCGAGCGGCTGGAGGAGGCGGGCGAACAGGACGCGGCCGAAGAGGCCCATCTCCGCTTCTACCGCGACCTGGCCGAGAGGGCCGAGGCGGGACTGCGCGGCCCTCAGCAGCACCTGTGGCTGCGGGTCCTGGACGCCGACGCGGCCAACCTCGCGACCGCCCTGGCCACCGCCCGGCGCCGCCCCTCAGCCGCCCCGGACGCCCTGCGACTGGCAGCATCCCTGTGGCTGTACTGGTACATCCGGGGCTACTGGAAGGAAGGGCGGGCTCTGCTGGCGGAGGTGCTGAAGGCGGCAGACTCCTCCCCTACCTGGTGGCGCGGCCGCGCGCTGATGGCCCTGGCGCACCTGTCGTTTGTCCTCGGGGACGACCACGGCGTGGCGGAGAAGACCCGCTTGAGCCTGCAACTGTGCCGCGAGTCGGGGGATACCTTCGGTGAGGCGTACTCCCTGCTCGTTCTGGGGGCCCTGGCCCGCCGGTCAGGCCGCGGCGAGGAGGCGGTGGCCCTGCACGAGCAGAGCCTGACGGTCTTCCGGCAGATGGGCGACCTGTGGGGAACCGCGTGGGCGCTGCGGCTGCTGGCGATCGTCCGGTGGTTCCGGGGCGAGCGCGATCGGGCCGTCCGCCTGTTCGAGGACAGCCTGGACCTGTCCCGCTCCCAGGGAAACACCATGAACCAGGCCGCGGCCCTGCACGGCCTGGGCCGCATCGCCGCCTACTCCGGAGACCACGCCCGGGCCGAGGCGCTGTTGAAGGAAGGCCTGCTGCTGTTCCGGGACCTGGGGGACCGGGAGGGCATCGCATCGTCGATCCTGATGCTGGGCTACGTGGCCGCCGCCCGGCAGCAGTACCGTCGCGCGGTGAGCTGCTGGCCGCCGCGCACGGGGCGCGCAGCGCCATCGGCGAGCCCTCCTCCGACGACCAGGCACAGGTGA
- a CDS encoding MFS transporter codes for MADPPSPATAAAPAVAPRPGGTFASLRHRNFRLWFAGQLVSLFGTWMQATAQSFLVFELTRSPAYLGYVGFASGMPTWVFMLYGGVVADRMPRRTLLVYTQGVMMLLAFALAAVTFTGKVAPWHVVALAAALGVANAFDAPARQAFVVDLVPRDDLTNAIALNATMFNAATTLGPAAAGWVYATLGPAWCFTINGLTFVAVIAALLLMRLPPAPAPRGSGRTGQDLREGLRYAAAHEPVRVLILVVGLLSLLGISVGTLIPAWAVQVLHGNAATNGLLQSARGVGAVASALFIASVGSRVRRGRLLAGGLLLIPVALLVFAGVRHVALALGAMAVVGAAMILVMNLANAMVQSAVPDDLRGRVMSLYSLVFFGAMPVGALWAGALGERVGAPLAVVINSGLLLALAVGVRLRARWLDVESAQSARSPQS; via the coding sequence ATGGCTGATCCCCCCTCCCCAGCCACCGCCGCCGCGCCGGCCGTGGCGCCGCGCCCGGGCGGGACGTTCGCCTCCCTGCGCCACCGCAACTTCCGCCTGTGGTTTGCCGGTCAGCTGGTGTCGTTGTTCGGCACGTGGATGCAGGCCACGGCCCAGAGCTTTCTGGTCTTCGAGCTGACCCGCTCGCCCGCGTACCTGGGCTACGTGGGTTTTGCCTCGGGCATGCCCACCTGGGTCTTCATGCTCTATGGCGGGGTGGTGGCCGACCGGATGCCCCGGCGGACACTGTTAGTGTACACCCAGGGGGTCATGATGCTCCTGGCGTTCGCCCTGGCCGCGGTCACGTTCACCGGGAAGGTGGCGCCCTGGCACGTGGTGGCGCTGGCAGCGGCCCTGGGCGTGGCCAACGCCTTCGACGCGCCGGCCCGGCAGGCCTTCGTGGTGGATCTGGTCCCCCGGGACGACCTGACCAACGCCATCGCGCTGAACGCCACCATGTTCAACGCCGCCACCACCCTGGGGCCGGCGGCCGCCGGGTGGGTGTACGCCACCCTGGGACCGGCGTGGTGCTTCACCATCAACGGGCTGACGTTCGTGGCCGTGATCGCCGCCCTCCTCCTGATGCGTCTGCCTCCCGCCCCCGCGCCCCGGGGCTCGGGGCGGACCGGCCAGGACCTGCGGGAGGGCCTGCGCTATGCCGCGGCCCACGAACCGGTGCGGGTGCTGATCCTGGTGGTGGGCCTGCTCAGCCTGCTGGGGATCTCGGTGGGCACGCTGATCCCGGCGTGGGCGGTGCAGGTTCTGCACGGCAACGCCGCCACCAACGGCCTGCTGCAGTCCGCCCGGGGGGTGGGCGCGGTGGCCAGCGCCCTGTTCATCGCGTCTGTGGGCTCCCGCGTCCGGCGCGGCCGCCTGCTGGCCGGCGGACTGCTTTTGATCCCGGTGGCGTTGCTGGTGTTTGCCGGCGTGCGCCACGTGGCCCTGGCGCTCGGGGCGATGGCGGTGGTGGGCGCCGCGATGATCCTGGTGATGAACCTGGCCAACGCCATGGTGCAGTCCGCCGTGCCCGACGACCTGCGGGGGCGCGTGATGAGCCTGTACAGCCTGGTGTTTTTCGGTGCCATGCCCGTGGGCGCCCTGTGGGCCGGGGCCCTGGGCGAACGCGTCGGCGCACCTCTGGCCGTGGTCATCAACAGCGGCCTGCTGCTGGCCCTGGCGGTGGGGGTCCGGCTGCGGGCCCGGTGGCTGGACGTTGAATCTGCGCAATCTGCGCGATCTCCTCAATCCTGA
- a CDS encoding elongation factor P, with amino-acid sequence MILASELRPGMAVRLEGDLYKVIAASYHMGGGQLSGVTHAKLRNMRTGAIREVRFKPDDRLEDVTLARRTMQFLYRDADLCHFMDVETYEQVSIEAARLGRAASFLVEGMTLPVEFSDGQPVGVVMPDVVEVRVADTAPPTRGVGVEGSVWKEARLDNGLTIMVPPFIAPGEVIRVEVETATYLERAKKK; translated from the coding sequence ATGATCCTGGCATCCGAGCTGCGGCCGGGCATGGCCGTCCGCCTGGAAGGCGACCTCTACAAAGTCATCGCCGCGTCCTACCACATGGGCGGCGGCCAGCTCAGCGGGGTGACCCACGCCAAGCTGCGGAACATGCGCACGGGAGCGATCCGGGAGGTGCGCTTCAAACCCGACGACCGGCTGGAGGACGTCACCCTGGCCCGGCGGACGATGCAGTTCCTGTACCGGGACGCCGACCTGTGCCACTTCATGGACGTGGAGACCTACGAGCAGGTGTCCATCGAGGCCGCGCGGCTGGGCAGGGCGGCCTCCTTCCTGGTCGAGGGGATGACCCTGCCCGTGGAGTTCTCCGACGGCCAGCCGGTGGGCGTCGTCATGCCGGACGTGGTGGAGGTCCGGGTGGCCGACACCGCCCCGCCGACCCGGGGTGTGGGCGTGGAGGGCAGCGTGTGGAAGGAAGCGCGCCTGGACAACGGGCTGACCATCATGGTCCCGCCGTTCATCGCCCCCGGCGAGGTGATCCGGGTCGAAGTGGAAACCGCCACCTACCTGGAGCGGGCGAAGAAGAAATAA